A section of the Methanocaldococcus sp. FS406-22 genome encodes:
- a CDS encoding transcription elongation factor Spt5, with protein MIFAVRTMVGQEKNIAGLMASRAEKEQLNVYSILASESLKGYVLVEAETKGDVEELIKGMPRVRGIVPGTIAIEEIEPLLTPKKIIENIEKGDVVEIIAGPFKGERAKVIRVDKNKEEVTLELENAAVPIPITLPVEGVKIVSKHKD; from the coding sequence ATGATTTTTGCAGTTAGAACTATGGTTGGACAGGAAAAAAATATTGCTGGATTGATGGCAAGTAGAGCTGAGAAAGAACAGCTAAATGTTTATTCAATATTGGCTTCAGAGTCATTGAAGGGCTATGTTTTAGTTGAAGCAGAGACAAAGGGAGATGTTGAAGAACTAATAAAAGGAATGCCAAGAGTTAGAGGAATAGTCCCAGGAACAATAGCTATTGAAGAGATAGAGCCATTACTAACTCCAAAGAAAATCATTGAAAATATTGAGAAGGGAGATGTTGTTGAAATCATTGCTGGGCCGTTTAAAGGAGAGAGGGCAAAGGTTATTAGAGTTGATAAGAATAAAGAAGAAGTCACATTAGAACTTGAGAATGCCGCTGTCCCTATACCGATAACCTTACCTGTTGAAGGTGTTAAAATAGTCTCAAAGCATAAAGATTAA
- a CDS encoding protein translocase SEC61 complex subunit gamma, with protein sequence MKTDFNQKIEQLKEFLEECRRVWLVLKKPTKDEYLAVAKVTALGISLLGAIGYIIHVPATYIKGILKPPATPRV encoded by the coding sequence ATGAAAACAGATTTTAATCAAAAAATAGAACAGCTTAAAGAATTCCTTGAAGAATGTAGAAGAGTTTGGTTAGTTTTGAAAAAGCCTACAAAAGATGAGTATTTGGCTGTTGCAAAAGTTACAGCTTTGGGAATATCTTTATTAGGGGCTATTGGATACATAATCCACGTTCCAGCAACATACATTAAGGGAATATTAAAACCCCCAGCAACTCCAAGGGTATAA
- the ftsZ gene encoding cell division protein FtsZ, with amino-acid sequence MKFLKNVLEEGSRLEEFNELELSPEDKELLEYLQQTKAKITVVGCGGAGNNTITRLKMEGIEGAKTIAINTDAQQLIRTKADKKILIGKKLTRGLGAGGNPKIGEEAAKESAEEIKAAIQDSDMVFITCGLGGGTGTGSAPVVAEISKKIGALTVAVVTLPFLMEGKVRMKNAMEGLEKLKQHTDTLVVIPNEKLFEIVPNMPLKLAFKVADEVLINAVKGLVELITKDGLINVDFADVKAVMSNGGLAMIGIGESDSEKRAKEAVNMALNSPLLDVDIDGATGALIHVMGPEDLTLEEAKDVVATVSSRLDPNATIIWGATIDENLENTVRVLLVITGVQSRIEFTDTGLRRKKTELLNIPKI; translated from the coding sequence GTGAAATTTCTAAAAAATGTTTTAGAGGAAGGGAGTAGATTAGAGGAGTTTAATGAATTAGAATTATCTCCAGAAGACAAAGAATTATTAGAATACTTACAACAAACTAAGGCAAAAATTACAGTGGTTGGTTGTGGTGGAGCAGGAAATAACACTATCACAAGGTTGAAGATGGAGGGTATAGAAGGAGCTAAAACAATAGCTATTAATACAGATGCTCAACAATTAATTAGAACAAAAGCAGATAAAAAGATTTTAATTGGTAAAAAATTAACAAGAGGTCTTGGAGCTGGAGGTAATCCAAAGATTGGTGAAGAGGCTGCAAAAGAAAGTGCTGAAGAGATTAAAGCGGCAATTCAAGATTCAGACATGGTGTTTATTACTTGTGGATTAGGTGGAGGAACAGGGACTGGATCAGCTCCTGTTGTAGCTGAGATATCTAAGAAGATAGGAGCTTTAACCGTTGCTGTAGTTACACTGCCTTTTTTGATGGAAGGAAAAGTTAGGATGAAAAATGCGATGGAAGGTTTGGAGAAGTTAAAGCAGCACACTGATACATTGGTCGTTATTCCAAATGAAAAATTGTTTGAGATAGTTCCAAATATGCCGTTAAAATTGGCATTTAAGGTAGCTGATGAGGTATTAATTAATGCTGTAAAGGGTTTAGTTGAGTTAATAACTAAGGATGGATTGATTAACGTTGATTTTGCTGATGTCAAGGCAGTGATGAGTAATGGAGGCTTAGCGATGATTGGTATTGGAGAGAGTGACAGTGAGAAGAGGGCTAAAGAAGCTGTCAATATGGCATTAAACTCTCCATTATTGGATGTTGATATAGATGGAGCTACTGGAGCTTTGATTCATGTAATGGGACCTGAAGATTTAACATTGGAAGAGGCAAAGGATGTTGTTGCCACCGTGTCTTCAAGATTAGACCCAAATGCTACAATTATATGGGGAGCTACAATAGATGAGAACTTAGAGAACACTGTGAGAGTACTATTGGTTATTACAGGAGTTCAGTCAAGAATCGAGTTTACCGATACAGGATTAAGAAGGAAAAAAACTGAATTACTGAATATTCCAAAAATTTAA
- a CDS encoding DNA topoisomerase IV subunit A → MVKLPAIPKKPREIAKQKIIELAKKMYEDLMKGKRPKITMPIRSLSNAMFDKEKGSFTLVGKEKARTLTVNQAKIFAQTTKMLEFAKQLLETDDFSTLREAYYVSKNWGEARFDDQQASNNVIEDLEAALGVLREHLGFIPEEDGSSVVGPLKIIEETPEGELVVDCSKLGTGAYNIPNDVTKLNLETDADFILAIETSGMFARLNAERFWDKHNCILVSLKGVPARATRRFIKRLHEEHDLPVLVFTDGDPYGYLNIYRTLKVGSGKAIHLADKLSIPAARLIGVTPQDIIDYDLPTHPLKEQDIKRIKDGLKNDDFVRSFPEWQKALKQMLDMGVRAEQQSLAKYGLKYVVNTYLPEKIKDESTWLP, encoded by the coding sequence ATGGTTAAACTTCCTGCTATTCCAAAAAAACCAAGAGAGATTGCAAAACAAAAAATTATTGAATTGGCTAAAAAAATGTATGAAGATTTAATGAAAGGGAAGAGACCAAAGATAACAATGCCAATTAGAAGCTTATCCAATGCAATGTTTGATAAAGAAAAGGGTTCATTTACTTTAGTTGGTAAAGAAAAGGCAAGAACATTAACTGTGAATCAGGCAAAGATTTTTGCACAAACAACAAAGATGTTGGAATTTGCTAAGCAGTTATTGGAAACTGACGATTTTTCAACTCTAAGGGAAGCCTACTATGTTTCAAAAAACTGGGGAGAGGCAAGATTTGATGACCAACAAGCATCAAACAACGTTATTGAGGATTTAGAGGCAGCTTTGGGAGTTTTGAGGGAACATTTAGGATTTATTCCTGAAGAGGATGGTTCTTCAGTAGTTGGGCCGTTAAAAATTATTGAAGAAACTCCAGAGGGTGAGCTCGTTGTTGATTGCTCAAAATTGGGGACTGGAGCTTACAACATCCCGAACGATGTAACAAAATTAAATCTTGAGACAGATGCTGACTTTATATTGGCAATAGAAACATCGGGTATGTTTGCAAGGTTGAATGCAGAGAGATTTTGGGATAAGCACAACTGCATATTGGTTTCGTTAAAGGGAGTTCCGGCAAGGGCTACAAGAAGGTTTATAAAAAGGCTTCATGAAGAACATGACTTACCTGTTTTAGTATTTACAGACGGAGACCCTTATGGGTATTTAAACATTTACAGAACTCTAAAAGTTGGGAGTGGTAAGGCAATACACTTAGCTGATAAGCTGTCAATTCCTGCAGCGAGGTTGATTGGAGTTACTCCACAAGATATCATTGATTATGATTTGCCAACTCATCCATTAAAGGAGCAGGATATTAAAAGGATAAAAGATGGTTTAAAAAATGATGACTTTGTAAGGAGTTTCCCAGAATGGCAGAAAGCTTTAAAACAGATGCTCGATATGGGAGTTAGGGCGGAACAGCAGTCTTTGGCAAAGTATGGTTTAAAGTATGTTGTCAACACTTACTTACCTGAAAAAATTAAGGATGAGAGCACATGGTTACCATAA